Proteins encoded by one window of Lasioglossum baleicum chromosome 4, iyLasBale1, whole genome shotgun sequence:
- the LOC143208106 gene encoding uncharacterized protein LOC143208106: MDDWISRQYRAFHPKDPAHGSRNYDIGALSRRQKKKLNLRKTTVRKENEIYLTMHPEIKGLISLLLKCILCSRPDINIHETVGEFFNRPRRQILLELLDYFLHTNRSDHIEFQFQRSTNVLANRSESCCCNVPVELTK; the protein is encoded by the exons ATGGATGATTGGATCTCGAGACAGTATCGTGCCTTTCATCCAAAAGATCCGGCACATGGTTCGCGAAATTATGATATCGGCGCCTTGAGCAGGCGTCAGAAAAAAAAGTtaaatctaagaaaaacgaccgttcgaaaagaaaacgaaatCTACCTGACAATGCATCCAGAAATCAAGGGTCTGATCTCTCTGTTGCTCAA GTGCATACTGTGCAGCCGGCCCGACATAAACATTCACGAAACTGTGGGCGAATTTTTCAACAGACCTCGCCGACAAATACTGCTGGAACTCCTCGATTATTTCTTGCATACCAACCGTTCGGACCACATCGAATTCCAGTTTCAAAGATCGACGAACGTTCTAGCGAATCGCTCTGAATCTTGTTGTTGCAATGTACCTGTAGAATTGACAAAATGA